Proteins from a genomic interval of Oncorhynchus clarkii lewisi isolate Uvic-CL-2024 chromosome 13, UVic_Ocla_1.0, whole genome shotgun sequence:
- the LOC139424465 gene encoding interleukin enhancer-binding factor 3-like isoform X3 — MAMAAEPVPDAVWDERQAYEELLYWDSLIQRGHRLLPHDFDRYEELRYWYDCLCYEEELRQYDEYIAAIQEIEENRPQTEAPPVRTPPMRIFVSDDRHMMAKHAAVYPSSEELEAVQTVISHVECALKTVSDLLDVEAGVGVAPVPVEGAEESEVAPPPERILRGVMRVGLVAKGLLLKGDMDLELVLLCTEKPTVTLLKKVAENLSTQIELVTEDKYEVTQIPEEAEIVIKSIKEPVLTLTIHLTSPMIRMEAEPEGAGATTPLEEPPGEKLTVDSDAPADVLDRQKCLTALASLRHAKWFQAKVNDLKSAAIVIRIMRDLCNRVPTWAPLRGWPLELLCEKAIGTCDRPMGAGESFRRVLECLASGILMADGPGIKDPCEKEKMDAISHLDTQQREDITQSAQHALRLSAFGQLYKVLGMDSLPAREPRRTIGPGLRNYGSQILASSTYPPKRPHDAADKGGDDSKKRKSQKFQKYPKFPRKLSTEEKPGDSPMAMNALMRLNQHKPGLQYRLTGQSGPVHFPVFTMSVDVDGDTYEASGPSKRTAKLHLAAKVLQKLGLPTGADVKIEPGEEGGANVPSTPTASDASMASDENGPILTKHGKNPVMELNEKRRSLKYELSAETGGSHDKCFVMEVEVDGQKFKGRGSNKKEAKAYAALAALDKLFPEGAGPYYNPHSDPKKKKPVTYTSMHIPGFGTIRGIPTDTEPNNRGRGRGRGRGKPTTGSSYNQTSYRYGSSAGSGYHNLYSMGATEAASTTTTSTGDASTEADASGNTTGYGTFYPESSYTTPAITASATSAALTAQAQVGASSLGDYQSVPPPLDQQSPYSYGYGGDKKSLLTAAQSQAQQTQQQVDYSMYSTAYPSSVTGGQMYSYGYGNQSSFSMYGNASSQGYGAAATPQTQQTSYPTAYGNMNYQYK, encoded by the exons GCCCCTCCGGTGCGCACGCCTCCCATGCGTATCTTCGTGAGCGACGACCGCCACATGATGGCGAAGCACGCGGCGGTGTACCCATCGTCTGAGGAGCTGGAGGCGGTGCAGACAGTCATCTCCCACGTGGAGTGTGCCCTCAAGACCGTCTCTGACCTGCTGGATGTGGAGGCCGGAGTCGGTGTGGCGCCTGTACCTGTGGAGGGGGCAGAGGAGAG TGAGGTGGCTCCCCCCCCAGAGCGTATCCTGCGTGGGGTGATGAGGGTGGGCCTGGTGGCCAAGGGCCTGCTGCTGAAGGGAGACATGGACCTGGAGCTGGTGCTGCTCTGCACTGAGAAACCCACCGTCACCCTGCTCAAGAAGGTGGCTGAGAACCTCTCCACCCAGATTGAG CTCGTCACAGAGGACAAGTATGAGGTCACCCAGATTCCAGAGGAGGCGGAGATTGTGATCAAGAGCATCAAGGAGCCCGTCCTGACCCTAACCATTCACCTGACCTCCCCCATGATCCGCATGGAGGCTGAGCCAGAGGGTGCCGGAGCTACCACCCCCCTGGAGGAACCACCTGGAG AAAAGCTAACGGTCGACAGCGATGCGCCGGCGGACGTTCTGGACAGGCAGAAATGCCTAACTGCCTTGGCATCTCTCCGCCACGCCAAGTGGTTCCAG GCGAAGGTCAACGACCTGAAGTCGGCCGCCATCGTGATCCGTATCATGAGAGACCTGTGTAACCGCGTCCCCACCTGGGCTCCACTCAGAGGATGG CCTTTAGAGCTGCTGTGTGAGAAGGCCATTGGAACATGCGATCGGCCAATGGGAGCAGGAGAGTCTTTCCGCAGAGTTCTCGAGTGCTTGGCGTCTGGAATCCTGATGGCTG ACGGTCCGGGTATCAAGGACCCTTGTGAGAAGGAGAAGATGGACGCCATCAGCCATCTGGACACTCAGCAACGTGAGGACATTACACAGAGTGCCCAG CATGCCCTAAGGTTGTCTGCGTTCGGACAGCTGTACAAGGTGCTAGGGATGGATTCCCTGCCTGCCAGGGAACCAAGGAGGACCATAGGACCAGGTCTCAGAAACTATGGTT CTCAGATCCTGGCCAGTTCCACCTACCCTCCCAAGAGACCTCATGATGCCGCGGACAAAGGGGGAGATGACAGCAAGAAGAGGAAGTCTCAGAAGTTCCAGAAATATCCTAAATTTCCTAGGAAGTTGT CCACAGAAGAGAAGCCCGGGGACTCTCCTATGGCCATGAACGCCCTGATGCGTCTCAACCAGCACAAGCCTGGTCTGCAGTACCGTCTGACGGGTCAGAGCGGTCCAGTGCACTTCCCGGTGTTCACCATGTCTGTAGACGTGGACGGCGATACATACGAGGCCTCAGGGCCGTCCAAACGCACCGCCAAACTCCACCTAGCTGCCAAG GTCCTGCAGAAGTTGGGCCTGCCCACTGGGGCGGATGTGAAGATTGAACCAGGCGAAGAGGGAGGAGCCAACGTACCATCCACACCTACAGCAAGTGATGCGTCCATGGCATCTGACGAG AACGGTCCCATCCTCACTAAGCACGGGAAGAACCCAGTGATGGAGCTGAACGAGAAGAGACGCAGCCTGAAGTACGAGCTCTCTGCTGAGACCGGGGGCAGCCATGACAAGTGCTTCGTCATGGAG GTGGAGGTAGATGGACAGAAGTTCAAAGGTCGAGGCTCCAACAAGAAGGAGGCCAAAGCCTACGCAGCCTTAGCTGCTTTGGACAAACTTTTCCCAGAGGGGGCGGGGCCCTACTATAACCCTCACTCTGACCCCAAGAAGAAGAAACCAGTCACATACACTTCCATG CATATCCCAGGCTTTGGCACTATTCGAGGCATTCCAACCGACACGGAGCCTAACAACCGGGGCCGCGGGCGAGGCAGGGGTCGAGGAAAGCCTACGACTGGCAGCAGCTACAACCAAA CAAGCTACCGTTATGGAAGCAGTGCTGGCTCTGGTTATC aCAATCTGTACAGTATGGGTGCAACAGAGGCTGCTTCCACAACAACCACCTCCACCGGTGACGCCTCCACAGAGGCAGATGCCAGCGGCAACACCACCGGCTACGGCACCTTCTACCCCGAATCATCCTACACCACACCGGCCATAACCGCCTCCGCCACCTCGGCCGCCTTGACCGCCCAAGCCCAGGTCGGTGCATCTTCCCTGGGTGACTACCAGTCGGTGCCCCCTCCCCTGGACCAGCAGAGCCCCTATAGTTATGGCTACGGAGGGGATAAGAAGAGTCTGCTGACTGCAGCTCAGTCTCAAGCCCAACAGACCCAGCAACAGGTGGACTACTCTATGTACAGTACAGCCTACCCCAGCTCTGTCACCGGGGGCCAAATGTACAGTTACG GCTACGGCAACCAATCGAGCTTCAGCATGTATGGGAACGCCTCCTCCCAGGGCTATGGGGCGGCTGCTACTCCCCAGACCCAGCAGACATCCTACCCCACGGCATACGGAAACATGAACTATCAGTACAAATAG
- the LOC139424465 gene encoding interleukin enhancer-binding factor 3-like isoform X6, translating into MAMAAEPVPDAVWDERQAYEELLYWDSLIQRGHRLLPHDFDRYEELRYWYDCLCYEEELRQYDEYIAAIQEIEENRPQTEAPPVRTPPMRIFVSDDRHMMAKHAAVYPSSEELEAVQTVISHVECALKTVSDLLDVEAGVGVAPVPVEGAEESEVAPPPERILRGVMRVGLVAKGLLLKGDMDLELVLLCTEKPTVTLLKKVAENLSTQIELVTEDKYEVTQIPEEAEIVIKSIKEPVLTLTIHLTSPMIRMEAEPEGAGATTPLEEPPGEKLTVDSDAPADVLDRQKCLTALASLRHAKWFQAKVNDLKSAAIVIRIMRDLCNRVPTWAPLRGWPLELLCEKAIGTCDRPMGAGESFRRVLECLASGILMADGPGIKDPCEKEKMDAISHLDTQQREDITQSAQHALRLSAFGQLYKVLGMDSLPAREPRRTIGPAQILASSTYPPKRPHDAADKGGDDSKKRKSQKFQKYPKFPRKLSTEEKPGDSPMAMNALMRLNQHKPGLQYRLTGQSGPVHFPVFTMSVDVDGDTYEASGPSKRTAKLHLAAKVLQKLGLPTGADVKIEPGEEGGANVPSTPTASDASMASDENGPILTKHGKNPVMELNEKRRSLKYELSAETGGSHDKCFVMEVEVDGQKFKGRGSNKKEAKAYAALAALDKLFPEGAGPYYNPHSDPKKKKPVTYTSMHIPGFGTIRGIPTDTEPNNRGRGRGRGRGKPTTGSSYNQTSYRYGSSAGSGYHNLYSMGATEAASTTTTSTGDASTEADASGNTTGYGTFYPESSYTTPAITASATSAALTAQAQVGASSLGDYQSVPPPLDQQSPYSYGYGGDKKSLLTAAQSQAQQTQQQVDYSMYSTAYPSSVTGGQMYSYGYGNQSSFSMYGNASSQGYGAAATPQTQQTSYPTAYGNMNYQYK; encoded by the exons GCCCCTCCGGTGCGCACGCCTCCCATGCGTATCTTCGTGAGCGACGACCGCCACATGATGGCGAAGCACGCGGCGGTGTACCCATCGTCTGAGGAGCTGGAGGCGGTGCAGACAGTCATCTCCCACGTGGAGTGTGCCCTCAAGACCGTCTCTGACCTGCTGGATGTGGAGGCCGGAGTCGGTGTGGCGCCTGTACCTGTGGAGGGGGCAGAGGAGAG TGAGGTGGCTCCCCCCCCAGAGCGTATCCTGCGTGGGGTGATGAGGGTGGGCCTGGTGGCCAAGGGCCTGCTGCTGAAGGGAGACATGGACCTGGAGCTGGTGCTGCTCTGCACTGAGAAACCCACCGTCACCCTGCTCAAGAAGGTGGCTGAGAACCTCTCCACCCAGATTGAG CTCGTCACAGAGGACAAGTATGAGGTCACCCAGATTCCAGAGGAGGCGGAGATTGTGATCAAGAGCATCAAGGAGCCCGTCCTGACCCTAACCATTCACCTGACCTCCCCCATGATCCGCATGGAGGCTGAGCCAGAGGGTGCCGGAGCTACCACCCCCCTGGAGGAACCACCTGGAG AAAAGCTAACGGTCGACAGCGATGCGCCGGCGGACGTTCTGGACAGGCAGAAATGCCTAACTGCCTTGGCATCTCTCCGCCACGCCAAGTGGTTCCAG GCGAAGGTCAACGACCTGAAGTCGGCCGCCATCGTGATCCGTATCATGAGAGACCTGTGTAACCGCGTCCCCACCTGGGCTCCACTCAGAGGATGG CCTTTAGAGCTGCTGTGTGAGAAGGCCATTGGAACATGCGATCGGCCAATGGGAGCAGGAGAGTCTTTCCGCAGAGTTCTCGAGTGCTTGGCGTCTGGAATCCTGATGGCTG ACGGTCCGGGTATCAAGGACCCTTGTGAGAAGGAGAAGATGGACGCCATCAGCCATCTGGACACTCAGCAACGTGAGGACATTACACAGAGTGCCCAG CATGCCCTAAGGTTGTCTGCGTTCGGACAGCTGTACAAGGTGCTAGGGATGGATTCCCTGCCTGCCAGGGAACCAAGGAGGACCATAGGACCAG CTCAGATCCTGGCCAGTTCCACCTACCCTCCCAAGAGACCTCATGATGCCGCGGACAAAGGGGGAGATGACAGCAAGAAGAGGAAGTCTCAGAAGTTCCAGAAATATCCTAAATTTCCTAGGAAGTTGT CCACAGAAGAGAAGCCCGGGGACTCTCCTATGGCCATGAACGCCCTGATGCGTCTCAACCAGCACAAGCCTGGTCTGCAGTACCGTCTGACGGGTCAGAGCGGTCCAGTGCACTTCCCGGTGTTCACCATGTCTGTAGACGTGGACGGCGATACATACGAGGCCTCAGGGCCGTCCAAACGCACCGCCAAACTCCACCTAGCTGCCAAG GTCCTGCAGAAGTTGGGCCTGCCCACTGGGGCGGATGTGAAGATTGAACCAGGCGAAGAGGGAGGAGCCAACGTACCATCCACACCTACAGCAAGTGATGCGTCCATGGCATCTGACGAG AACGGTCCCATCCTCACTAAGCACGGGAAGAACCCAGTGATGGAGCTGAACGAGAAGAGACGCAGCCTGAAGTACGAGCTCTCTGCTGAGACCGGGGGCAGCCATGACAAGTGCTTCGTCATGGAG GTGGAGGTAGATGGACAGAAGTTCAAAGGTCGAGGCTCCAACAAGAAGGAGGCCAAAGCCTACGCAGCCTTAGCTGCTTTGGACAAACTTTTCCCAGAGGGGGCGGGGCCCTACTATAACCCTCACTCTGACCCCAAGAAGAAGAAACCAGTCACATACACTTCCATG CATATCCCAGGCTTTGGCACTATTCGAGGCATTCCAACCGACACGGAGCCTAACAACCGGGGCCGCGGGCGAGGCAGGGGTCGAGGAAAGCCTACGACTGGCAGCAGCTACAACCAAA CAAGCTACCGTTATGGAAGCAGTGCTGGCTCTGGTTATC aCAATCTGTACAGTATGGGTGCAACAGAGGCTGCTTCCACAACAACCACCTCCACCGGTGACGCCTCCACAGAGGCAGATGCCAGCGGCAACACCACCGGCTACGGCACCTTCTACCCCGAATCATCCTACACCACACCGGCCATAACCGCCTCCGCCACCTCGGCCGCCTTGACCGCCCAAGCCCAGGTCGGTGCATCTTCCCTGGGTGACTACCAGTCGGTGCCCCCTCCCCTGGACCAGCAGAGCCCCTATAGTTATGGCTACGGAGGGGATAAGAAGAGTCTGCTGACTGCAGCTCAGTCTCAAGCCCAACAGACCCAGCAACAGGTGGACTACTCTATGTACAGTACAGCCTACCCCAGCTCTGTCACCGGGGGCCAAATGTACAGTTACG GCTACGGCAACCAATCGAGCTTCAGCATGTATGGGAACGCCTCCTCCCAGGGCTATGGGGCGGCTGCTACTCCCCAGACCCAGCAGACATCCTACCCCACGGCATACGGAAACATGAACTATCAGTACAAATAG